The following are encoded in a window of Cytophagia bacterium CHB2 genomic DNA:
- a CDS encoding glycosyltransferase family 4 protein, producing the protein MPYRILQIGPYPPPGTGWSVRIKMLKRYIERAGHVCTVMNTNKNRRVNATEFVPIHHGLDYAVKVFKFCMQGYLVHMHINGKSTKSPVLALIAESISLLFFRPAVLTFHAGVVQDYFPKQNKFWLDNIFRLIFLMAGKIICNNEDVKARIVEYGVRPEKIVPIPAFCMEYIEDKAALPAALTEFIRRHEPVVCSYIYLRHDFNIEFLLQALAQVTKSLPHVGIILVGADREHEALQERLQRFGLQTHVFVAGDLDHGDFLAVLDASHVYIRTPVVDGVSSSVLEALMLGVTVVASENGSRPPGVLTYVDGDILSFSQTLMAAIHNKKRARPAAASAETRMHLAQQLGVRDTLREELALLFAEAA; encoded by the coding sequence ATGCCTTATCGTATTCTGCAAATCGGCCCTTATCCGCCGCCGGGCACGGGCTGGTCGGTTCGCATAAAGATGTTGAAGCGTTACATCGAACGCGCCGGCCATGTCTGCACCGTCATGAACACAAACAAAAACCGCCGGGTTAATGCCACAGAATTCGTGCCGATTCACCACGGGCTTGACTATGCGGTGAAGGTGTTCAAGTTTTGCATGCAGGGCTATCTCGTTCACATGCACATCAACGGCAAGTCGACCAAAAGCCCGGTTTTAGCCTTAATCGCGGAATCTATTAGCTTGCTTTTTTTTCGCCCAGCGGTTTTGACCTTTCATGCCGGCGTCGTGCAGGATTATTTCCCCAAGCAAAATAAATTTTGGCTCGATAATATTTTCCGTCTGATTTTTTTGATGGCCGGTAAGATCATTTGCAACAATGAAGACGTCAAGGCGCGCATTGTCGAATACGGCGTTCGTCCGGAAAAAATTGTCCCGATTCCCGCATTCTGCATGGAATACATTGAAGACAAGGCCGCACTGCCGGCAGCATTAACCGAGTTTATTCGCAGACATGAGCCGGTCGTGTGCAGCTATATTTATCTGCGCCACGATTTCAATATCGAGTTTTTATTGCAAGCGCTGGCGCAGGTGACGAAAAGCCTGCCGCATGTGGGCATTATTCTGGTCGGCGCTGATCGCGAGCATGAGGCATTGCAAGAACGTTTGCAGCGGTTTGGCTTGCAGACGCACGTTTTTGTTGCCGGTGATCTTGATCACGGTGATTTTTTAGCCGTGCTCGACGCCAGTCACGTCTACATTCGCACACCGGTGGTGGACGGGGTTTCTTCGAGTGTGCTGGAGGCTTTGATGCTGGGCGTGACGGTCGTTGCAAGCGAGAATGGTTCCCGCCCCCCGGGTGTTTTGACTTATGTTGACGGCGATATTCTCTCTTTTTCTCAAACCTTGATGGCCGCAATTCACAACAAAAAGCGTGCTCGCCCGGCAGCCGCTAGCGCGGAAACGCGCATGCACCTGGCGCAGCAGCTCGGCGTGCGCGATACGCTGCGCGAAGAGCTGGCGCTGCTGTTTGCTGAAGCGGCGTAA